One window of the Eucalyptus grandis isolate ANBG69807.140 chromosome 8, ASM1654582v1, whole genome shotgun sequence genome contains the following:
- the LOC104414640 gene encoding probable protein phosphatase 2C 34, with the protein MGHFSTIFNGLARSFSFKKGRSTGDCDVREAAETMAKEAKKNDLILCSSGIVNANGSENFASVFSKRGEKGANQDCCIVWEEFGCQNDMIFCGIFDGHGPWGHYVAKRVRQTMPPSLLCNWQETLAQASLDPDLDLESDKRCHCFDIWKSSYLKTCAAIDNELGQHRKIDSCYSGTTALTIVRQGEYIIIANVGDSRAVLATTSEDGSILPVQLTVDFKPNIPQEAERIIQCNGRIFCLEDEPGVHRLWLPDGESPGLAMSRAFGDHCVKDFGLISVPEVTQRNISSRDQFVVLATDGVWDVISNQEAVDIVSSTPDRSKSAKRLVECAAHAWKRKRRGIAMDDISAICLYFHSSPLSQQVHPIKSSEVTM; encoded by the exons ATGGGGCATTTCTCCACCATATTCAATGGCCTGGCAAGATCATTTTCGTTTAAGAAGGGAAGGAGCACTGGGGATTGTGATGTTAGAGAGGCCGCAGAAACCATGGCAAAAGAGGCGAAAAAGAATGACTTGATACTGTGCTCATCTGGCATTGTAAATGCCAATGGCTCCGAAAACTTCGCTTCGGTTTTCTCtaagagaggggaaaaaggaGCGAACCAGGATTGCTGCATCGTTTGGGAG GAATTTGGGTGCCAAAATGACATGATCTTTTGTGGGATATTTGATGGGCATGGCCCATGGGGACATTATGTGGCAAAAAGGGTCAGACAGACGATGCCACCCTCTTTGTTGTGCAATTGGCAGGAGACTCTTGCTCAAGCTTCCCTAGATCCAGATCTTGACTTGGAATCAGATAAGAGGTGTCATTGTTTTGATATATGGAAAAGTTCCTACTTGAAGACTTGCGCCGCCATTGATAACGAGCTCGGGCAGCATCGAAAGATTGATTCGTGCTACAGTGGGACCACTGCTTTGACTATTGTCAGACAG GGGGAATACATCATCATAGCCAATGTAGGTGACTCACGAGCTGTATTAGCAACTACTTCTGAGGATGGGAGCATACTTCCCGTTCAGCTCACTGTTGATTTTAAACCCAACATACCTC AGGAAGCTGAGCGGATAATACAATGCAATGGGAGGATATTCTGTTTAGAGGATGAGCCAGGAGTGCACCGTTTATGGCTGCCAGATGGTGAATCACCTGGACTTGCAATGTCTAGAGCCTTTGGAGATCACTGTGTGAAAGATTTTGGACTTATATCTGTGCCTGAGGTGACACAGAGAAACATAAGCAGCAGAGACCAGTTTGTTGTGCTGGCGACTGATGGG GTTTGGGATGTTATATCCAATCAAGAAGCAGTGGACATTGTATCCTCAACGCCAGACAGGAGCAAGTCTGCCAAACGCTTAGTCGAGTGTGCTGCCCATGCATGGAAACGCAAGAGGCGTGGAATTGCAATGGACGACATATCAGCCATTTGTCTCTACTTCCACTCTTCCCCtctatctcagcaagttcaccccatCAAGTCTTCCGAAGTAACCATGTGA